The sequence GTGGCCTAAAAACGTTCGGTCCACACACACTAGCCCGCCCCGCCCCAGCGGTTACTTCTAGCTAGCTAGCACACACACGCGTCGTGGGTTTGGCCGGCCACACAAATTAAAGACACCGAACAAATTTCTTCAACGCTACGCTAGCACTAGCAgctcttcctcttcctcttcctgAAGACTCGAACTAGTCCATCCAACTTTCAGGCAGAAACGGGTATAGAATACCAGTTGCTTCGCACTAGTCAAATGCTTCACGCGGACCGATCGATCTAGACGACGCTAGCCAGTTTGGTGGCCGCTAGCTAGCTCTTGACCTGTTGTTGTGCAGTATCTACTGCTGCTAGCTTTCGAACGGAGGGAGCAGTAGACTGCCGTAGCACTAGCTAGCAACGTGTGTGCGTATAGTCTTTGGCGACAGACGTGTGTACTCCACCCGGCCGGCAGTCGCACAGTTTCCGGCGCCGAACCTGCAACGATGCATGTAGTAGTAGTACGTAGCAGTACCGACTACCGAGCATCTCATCTCATCGATCTGTCGTTTTCAGCACTACGCACGCACCAACGGGCAAACGGCAGCACAGGATCTGAAAGCGCCGGCCGGAGCCCGGAGGTTTGGGTTTTCGCTTTCGCTTCAAGAGTTCAGATTTTGCCGGCGCCAATAATCGCGTAGGTACGTGACCCACTGCTGCGAGCAGCTAGCGAAGAGAGATACAGAGAAAGCGACGAGAGAGAGAGTTTCTGTTACGTTAGGTCTGAACGGCGTTGATTTGCTGAAGAAGACACGCACGTGATCGTGAATTCTAGCTAGCACTACTGCTGCCGGCTGGTGAGAGTGCGATGCTCCACTGCTTGCTTCTTCGACCaacactactgctactgctgttcAAGCATACATACGACGCTTTATCTTTACATCACCACCGCGAGGAGCGCCTCCCGGCTCACCACCTATCGTCTCCGGTCGCATGATGCATTATCTTAATTACATGGAACAAACGAAGTGTTGACACTCTTAGTGGACCAAAAGTTTAGTATGCAGAGATCTTTGTAGTTAGCAGCATGCATGATGCATTATTCTCTCGCATGGAGCAGGAGGAGGCACGTGTGTGTACGTTGCTAGTCATAAAACCCACATTTATTCGTGACAGTAACAGTGATACCTGGCAAATACTTATCATGTTTTGATTGAGCCAAGTGTATATATGTAAATGGCCCACATGCCCTTGCCGGCCGGGCCGCCTCCGATCATGCGCTGGCTCGGTTGTCGCTCTCCGTAAGAAACATGGCCTGGCCTGGCCCGCGCGTTGGGCCGGGCCCTGCCCGCATCAATCGCAGATTTAGGCATGCATCAATGGAGCCCGTTATTTTTGAGTATGAAGCCACAGCGCACTTCTTTCTCAAATTTATACGTAATTCATTGTGCtttgttttattattattattatcttagATCCATTCGGTCCAGGCTTTATATATGTGCCCTACACAGAGGTGTGATTAGATGTGGTGAACGGTTGTGTTCGTGTATATGTGTGTGGGGACATGTGTGGTGTGTCTGTGCTGTGGTTTAGAAAAGggagagagacagagagagagagagaaaacggaCGCAGCGGAATATGAAGAGCAGATGGTGCCGTTGTAAGTGTAACGTGCCGGTTGGCACATGAACGTACGCAACGCAACTGGGCAGCATCACACGAGTCTCCTCCTGTCTCCCACGTGATGAGTTCGCCACGCCCTCGCTGTCGACGTGCCGTTGCGGCCGCGGGGGCGTGCGTGCGGTGCGGCCGTGCGCCACTGCACCCGCCATGCGCGCGCGCGGCCGGCAGCCCGGACAGACAGCGCATAGATTCCGGCACACGGGCGTCCTGCCAACCACCCGTACGTCGTCCCATCCACGCGGCCTCGCTGGCACGCCACCAACCCGGCCCAGCGGACCCGAGGCCGCAGCCGATCGCACCGCCGCGGCGCCATCCCTCCCTCCATAAACTCCCGCCCCCCGCAGACCACTCCCCCTCCCTCAGTAGTCAACCCCAGCGTCCCGCGCTCGCCCGGAAGCACATCAACACCAGACAGCACTACAGTCTACAGCAGCAGGGCACCACCACCACAGCAATGCAGCAGAACGCCGCCCGCCTGCTGGCCGCCGCCGTGGCCTGCctggcgctggcgctggcgccaTCCTCGGACGCGCAGGGGACGGCGGTGCCGTCGTGCGCGGCGAAGCTGGTGCCGTGCACGGGGTACCTCAACTCCACGTCCACGGCGGCGCCCGCGGCGGCCTGCTGCGGGCCGCTCAGGGAGGCGGCCGCCAACGAGACGGCGTGCCTCTGCGCCATGCTGCTCAACAGGGCCGCGCTGCGGGCGTTCGGCGTGGCGCCCGAGCAGGGCCTGGTCCTCGCCCGGCGGTGCAACGTCACCACCGACGCCTCCGCCTGTGCCGCCGCCGGAGGTATAAAGCTAGCTAGATCGCGTGTCGTCTTCCTTCATACCGCTGCCGCCGCTGCTGCTGCTAAGTACTCATTCGATCACAACTGGCTACCACAATGAGATCCAAACCTCTCCAAGATCTGGATCTCATTAATTGGGCTGCTACTAGCAGAATCATGACCTGTCATCGTGTGCCACATCTCCGCAGCAGCTCATCTTGTGATCACGTCTCAGATGATAAGCTCGGATCGCTAGTTAACTACGTACAGTTGTAGGAGCACACACTGTGATGATGCTGAACCTGAAATCCTGAATGATCTCGATCTCATTTCGCTTGCAGGCTCAGCCACTGACGGCAGTACTGCTGCATCTTCAGCTTCCACCGGCAGCgcttcctccacctcctcctcctcttcttcagGTACTGCTGCCACTTCACTGCTAACTGCTACCACACACAGTACCTATATAAAGAGACGTTCAATACAGATTTTTTTTTCTTGCTCCAAACTTCTGTTTCTgataaaaaagaaagaatacaaggATACTAGCCCAGTCTTACCTGAACTTTCTGCTGCCGTTCACTTGGTCAGTGGCCAAACCAACAGCCAACGGAGGCGGCGTGGCGCGTCGCCTGAGCATGACTGGCGCGTCCTCATTGCTAGGCTTCAGTTTCATCTGGTGGTGGGCGGTCATGGCGTAGGAGTATCTGCCGTGGCACCGGCGATTTTCCTGGCTGGATCCAGAATTCCAGACTTATATGTACTACTGTTGTGTTGAGTAGCAGGTTTCATTGCTTCTTTTTATATATAGTATGCCCTGTTGTACCACTACCATTGCTGCCGTGAGCAGAACAAGAGAAAAAAATGTCAAGAACGATGCAAACAACCAGACGGAAAGAACGTACTCTCATTTTAAATAATTAATAGATTCATTATGTTTTTATATGTGTCTAGCTAgattcaacatcatctacacataAAACCAAGAGCTAAAATAAATATTATTTTGAGACGGAGGGAGTACATGTTTCGACATCCTGAGCAACTCACCCTGATGTCAAAAACCTGATAAGATCGTGGCAATGCTTCTCCAACATCAGATGAGCAAGTCTATTCGCTTGACTTTAATCTGTACCGGCTTCTACTACTTTTACTTTATGAATCACAGCTAGCTGTAATAGATTAAACAGTCGACTTTAATTTGAAGTGAATATCCCTTTACTTCTCCGCTCCCGTGCTTAATATTtcatcaagcgaatgaacaaagTCTCAAGCCTCAACCATTTAAAGATGATACACAGCTTAGAAATTACAAACAGACGAAGCTCAATACTACTCACAAGAGAGAGCACAGCACGATACAATGGACCAACGAAAGACTTTGTACGGAACTCGTTGTACTGAACCAAGAAAGCTTAATTATTTCGTAAGAATGACTCCTTTTGGAGATACCAAAGGTAAAATTTAATTTTCAAAGGCATTCTTAATTTTCGAAGGCAATCTTAATAACCAACTGCAGATAAGCGCATGaaactaagtaatagtgaacaaaCCAACCCCCTCTTAGGTGAGATTTCAATATTATTTGGAGTTCTTctaaaaaaaataataaatacAATGACGAATAATTTAGGATAACTTTCATCAATGAAAAGGCGTCATAAGTATTTGTTCATAGCATAAATCGCATCATGGCATGTTTCACATGTTGCATGTCCTTTCTCATTACACCCATCATTCATCATTGCATACAAATCTGGTGAGCATACTGCATAGCACAATCTAAACCACAGCTGGAGGATACAGATTACAGAAAATGCTCTCGTAAGTAATTGCACAAAAAAACATGATACACCTTTGTCCCTGAAAGAATCCATGGAAGCATGACAAAAAGAATCAACAGAAAAATTAAAACTATTCGACTATCTGTAAGAGCAGTTGTACCCAATTTACTGGGAGGTCATTTATAGATCGAATTAAGATTGGTTATTTCAAATTTAGTCTATCCGACACACTTGTTATTTATAAATTTTGCAGTCAATCGTATAAAAGAACACTTTTATCTAATGGAGTACTGCCAGTGTCACAAAACTCGAGGCAAGGTGCTACAATAATATGAAATTTATTGTTTAGGTTTTAGACCAAATGTTTCGGTGTTTTTAGGTTGAGTGTTCTAATATACTAACAGCATATTATCAAACTGGCTTTTCTAAATATATGAAATGAACTTTCTATGTTTTGAGCGGCtgcaaggatcacgatgcccaagaggggggtgaattggacttttctaaaaatcaacactaattaaaacctaaacaagagctaagcaagagcccaacttcaccccaacaactagcactaagaatataatactagaaatgcaacaatgctaagacaatacttcaaatacttgctaaacaaatacacaatgtaaagtgcttgaattaagtgcggaatgtaaagcaaggtttagaagactcctccaattttttcccgaggtatcgaagagtcggcactctccactagtcctcgttagagcacccacgcaagggtatcgctcccccttggtcctcgcaagaactaagtgctcactacgagatgatcctttgccactccggcgcggtggatccctcgagaccgcttacaaacttgagtcgggtcaccaacaagatcttcacggtgatcaccgagcttccaacgccaccaagccgtctaggtgatgccgatcaccaagagtaacaagccgtagactttcgcttgaccaagagaagcctaatgcaagtggtgtgtgctctaggtggctctcgctagcgctaatgaggaataaAACGcgaattaagattctctaatctcctcactaggcttttggtgcttgcaatgctctagcaatgtgctggaataaatgtggagtgcaagacattgaatatggtgggtggaaggggtataaatagccctcacccaccaactagccgttacaggcaactttctgcgcactggcgcaccggacagtccggtgcgccaccggtgcgccaacggtcgtttccaatggctagttctgacagctagccgttggactcatggcacaccggacagtgaacagtcactgtccggtgcacaccggacagtccggtgcggtgtccggtgcgccactaaaattcaactctaaaACTGGCGCTCTCAGGTTTTCTGTGGAGGAAGCTTCTTcctcggaccagcctggccccacctggcagagggtgcaccggacagtccggtgcccctagggacagaaaccctaactcttgtttttcagctgattttcaaatcggttttcgttctaacttgtgagtgagttctagagtgacacctagcactgtatgtgagtgtgattgtgcaccaacactacactagaactctcttggtcaaactactcatcgacaacccctctttatagtacggctaaaagagaataaaagacctaactaaatcgcgagtgtccacatctccttgacactcggactccgtagacctttgccttttgtttcgtcgttttagccgtcgcttcgagttcttatctccgggattgttttcaccgttgtaatacttctacctgtcatgcgacctaacttaccatttgtctctgcaaaacacacgttagtcacatataatattacgttgtcattaatcactaaaaccaaccaggggcctagatgctttcaatctccccctttttggtgattgatgacaaccctacaagttttgtgagagtagtttgttttgaagtttctgtcaatagaaaggatggttagttatactcagtaatctttgacagaaagaacgtgtaccataaGAGTGAgcacatacacatcataagattcttgttcatataaaagtgaagttaaatcaatgaaacaagaactagaagactggtgataaaatataaggtgaaaacataatacacacagtcaatcacaagcaacgagagtatatatcgagtttgtgagccaaaaaacatcaagctagtacagagagtagcaagcacatatattacatcaaaatgactctctactaactctctaactccccctagctctcacaactcatatctctccccctttggcgtcaaacaccaaaacggtacccgaacctaaacatctgaagcaggaggaggcggcgggggcgcatccggtcgcggtcgaggcagcagagcgaacgccggcggagggtcagagtcagtctcggatccaggatctgcggtagaagctggggctggtactgactcggactgaggccgcgctgcaggagctgccggaacagaagtggtcacagatactgccacaacagtagtggtaacagcagatgctggtggcactggcggctgcgggcagacagagctgagaaccggagaggtgaacgccaaagtgaccggccggagcggagaagtaccaacagggggtcctgacaaaatcgatggcacaactggagcgtgaagcggaggaggtggagcagactgaaccggaggtactGAGACACCAGACTGCTGTAGCATGAGAGacatgaatgccctgctctcagcccgatcctgaagtagctgttgttgaagcgcatcctgcctgtcctgcatgttctgaaacatcgagagcatcctctcggataaccgggcctgctcggctgccaggtgagcctgctgctgagtgatagactggagaatcgaagcaagagcagggtccataggctgaggggtagcaggggcagcactagaactcccagcctcatgatcatgtgagcgtggaggcataggaggcggaggaggaaccccaaaatcatcatcatcatcatcatcaactgctgTAGCCTGAGTGTCGAACTAatgaagagctgcatcctcggcctgagagtcaaaaacaggagcagaagctggcacaggaatctcaggcgcaggacggtaggatccaaaaacgaggcgtgaggcctcaagggtgccctgaaaccgaggaggctgaatcagctgcgcaaagatgtggcacaagtagtgagcatagggcaactgccgacgagcatgaatcccatccaaaacggtgtcctcgatctcacaaatcaggaagtccacaacgtcaaactcagagtgagagaccagggcaccaaggagccaaagctgaatatgtgtggtagcctccctgtatcccatcctcggtagaagagtccgtctgataagctcatataaatacttggctgatgtagtaaaatctgccggtgaacgtcgcgacccatctgtgaagggcgggcggaacagagccgcgacgtgagctgtacccggagccacaccgccgtgagggcgacgaggagggtcagaagtgtcgtagcagaggctgtgaagacgagtcgtcgactcgggaaatccaaaaagctggcggatctgactggcagtaatggtgacatcctcgcgctcaaaacgaaacctcatccagtgatgatccgggtctatccatacagaggcgtagaagactcgtacccactcctcaacatacctgccgctagTAGTCAAAAGGGTCTGAAgaccaggcagataggtgaggtgcgcctcagagtcagcaccggctgcaagcagaaaggctggaagatccaaaagccggtgcactcgcagagctatctgagcagacatcggAGCTCTGAAAAATGACTCCTGAATACGTGTGCTGAATAGGTCACctgctgcagggtctctctgagctggtagccaagactccacgggtacgtatctgaacctacgtacccgtgccgctgtagcacgttGAAGGTCAAACAGTCGAGGATCCGTAGCCAGGGGtcgaacctcagtctcatcgcgctcccgaaatcgaggtggagggacaggaggagctgaagcgggagtgagaggaggaggagcagtggaagctggcatagtggaggtagcgggtatggctgtggaggtggatggagcaataggagtgacgggagcaagcagagtgggtggcggagtggaagcggaggtgtgagtggaggagcgaggccgggaggcgagacgacgaacacggtatgcgatctgatctgacggagtctgcggctgatctccaagctcggcctgcgcagcggctgctgcagccgctgccgctgcatgggctgctctgtccgtacgccgcttcttgcggccttcctgctgctccaagtaaacggtcttgcccttgacctgcctgaaggggcgacgaggatcctcatcatcgcctccccctggcgccgacacattcttcgtgcgcggcatcctaaactgatgtctgcaaatgagagagagagactaagcacagagcgaAAATGTCCGATAGATTAGCaaaggatgagatgactacctggaaagctcacacgagaggtgacgatccaggcaggacgggagacagcacacgggcaatcaaggtcactgaaatgacagaagaggtgagcacgtattagtcacatagtcataagtatatgaaatgtgaataaatagatacacagagagatatggcacagaaaacacgagacgagacgatcgataggtcaaacggcgtgaaagcgacgtttgaacgataaaaagtgccataggaggtttggaattcgaattgaggcacgaaacgacatggacttgagccgatacttcacgaataggtttatgtaGGTGAATattagtgaagtgtgtgcttggtttgaatttaggcgaagaaaaagagatttgggcactcggctcggaaacgatcgctcaaaacggggaatttggtgaaatttaagcctggaatctcggattggcgtgaaatttggcaagagtgttactggaagtgttgtgaaggtgcctgaaaaatttgggttcaattggagcatttttggctggtttgggcatttcaccgagcacgtgacGTGCGGAGTTCTAGGGTTTCGGTGAAACGACTATTTGaggtgggaaaaccctcccgaaggagctagaaACCTGCAGGGATGCTCAATACACACAGAGACACACATACTACAACATGGATGCACAAGATTTCACAGGATTTGGAGTTTGGGCAAAAGGGGTGGAAATGGGAGCCTCTGCTCACCAGAACAGAGAGGGAGGAGAACTGAGGGAGAGATGGATGGGCTCCTCACCGAGAGGGATGAAGAGAAGCACAAGGTCGCCGTGGGATCGCCGCCGGTGAAGACATGGACGCCGGCGAGGGGAGGAATCGCCAGGGACAGAGAGAAATCGCTGGCAGGGTGAAGAAgtgagcctctggctcggtctcgggctggaggcctttttttaaaacgcgatatgggcgcaccggacagtctacagtgcctgtccggtgcacaccggacagcgcacagtagctgtccggtgaaccactggacagcgcacaggaaaaaggtttttttagcgcgcggctgccggtgcaccggacattgcacagtgcagtgtccggtgcacaccggactgtccggtgagcccagacagaggggagtttggaaaattttgaatttttctatataatttccaaccaaaccaaatcccaacttataatcacacaaaataacacttgttgggacaggtattggcaccctcatatactttttaaaatattttgccataggctagataatttttagagaaaataggcaaatggtgaaattttcattttggcttgcactaggggttttcatgagtgatttgagttttgaatactccccctaagtgcagtacctcatgcatatttcaaaaaccaacaattgcataacaagtaagaatttaagtgctaaaagctaagacttgtcaagtttgacccgagttaagctttttcactcgctttgttggcggttatctcaactaggttagacaagccctagatgcaatacaagaaatttaaacatgctatgcaagcttgacaacaccatttgacattttacataaaatttctgagttcaagaatatttagttcattcctcaacatgcaaaagcgggtcttatcaagtggcttagcgaaaatatccgctaattgatcttccgacctcactccttctaaaatgatatctcctttagcaacatgatctctaaggaagtgatgacggatatcaatgtgcttggtgcgagagtgttgtacagggttattagcaattttaacatcactctcattatcacacaacaaatgtaccttttctagaactacgccatagtctagaagagtttgtttcatatataaaatttgtgtgcaacaagcacctgcggcaatgtattccgcttcggcagttgacaaggcaacactattttgctttttggatgtccatgaaactagtgatctaccaagcagatggcatcccccagaagtacttttcctatcaattttgcaaccggcataatccgaatcggaatagccaattaaatcaaaagtagctcctttgggataccacagaccaacgcttgtggtgtgcctgagatacctaagaattctcttaacagcgcgaagatgagctttcttaggattcgattgaaatctagcacacatgcagacactaaacataatatcgggcctagatgcggtaaggtacaataaactaccaatcatagaacggtagagagtttgattaaccgggttacctccctcatctaagtcgagatgtccatttgtaggcatgggggtcttgattggtttgcacttctccatgttgaaccttttcaacaagtctttggtatacttctcttgtgagagaaagttaccatctttcatttgcttgacttgaaagccgaggaagtacgttagctcaccaatcattgacatctcgaactccttcgacatcaactcaccaaattccttgcaatgatagtcatttgtcgagccaaagattatatcatcaacatatacttgacaaatgaaaatatcaccgttatgtttctttgtgaagagagttgtgtcgacggtcccgatcttgaagcccttttcgatgaggaagtcgcgaaggcgctcataccaagcccttggagcctgctttagcccatatagcgccttggacaacctgtaagcatggttaggatatctagggtcttcaaatccaggcggttgctcaacatatacaagttcatttatgaagccatttaaaaatgcactttttacatccatttgataaagttttatatcatagcatgatgcatatgcaagtaggatactgatggcttccagtcgagcaaccggtgcaaaggtctctccaaaatctaagccttcaacttgagagaatccctttgcgacaagtcttgccttgttccttacaatcacaccttgatcatcttgtttgtttctgaacacccactttgttccaatgattcttgcatcttgtgggggcttctccagggtccaaacttcgttatgggtgaagttgttaagttcttcatgcatggcattcacccagtccggatcctatagcgcctcatctatacaagtaggctcaacacaagaaacaaaagagtgatgttcaataaaagaagcatgtctatgtgatcgagtaataaccccttgtgaaggactcccgatgatttggttttgaggatgagcttgaagtagtgatgagtttctcctgtcaaccacttgggaagaagatcctggagcatcaacatcttcggcttgtacccttgcttgttcatgagagacaaatgtatcttcatttgcatgcctctcatctttttcatcatcttgtggtacatttgatgaagaaggtctgtcaatgatttgcacctcttcttcatcttcttttggtttgatagctccaataggcatgttcttcattgcttccctaagtggctcatcacctacatcatcaagattttcaagtgctccttgggagccattagtctcatcaaattccacatcatatgtttcttctaccacgccagtggcatggttgaatactcgatatgctttggactttaatgaataacccaaa is a genomic window of Zea mays cultivar B73 chromosome 5, Zm-B73-REFERENCE-NAM-5.0, whole genome shotgun sequence containing:
- the LOC103626441 gene encoding uncharacterized protein, with the protein product MSSPRPRCRRAVAAAGACVRCGRAPLHPPCARAAGSPDRQRIDSGTRASCQPPVRRPIHAASLARHQPGPADPRPQPIAPPRRHPSLHKLPPPADHSPSLSSQPQRPALARKHINTRQHYSLQQQGTTTTAMQQNAARLLAAAVACLALALAPSSDAQGTAVPSCAAKLVPCTGYLNSTSTAAPAAACCGPLREAAANETACLCAMLLNRAALRAFGVAPEQGLVLARRCNVTTDASACAAAGGSATDGSTAASSASTGSASSTSSSSSSVAKPTANGGGVARRLSMTGASSLLGFSFIWWWAVMA